Proteins encoded in a region of the Pseudomonadales bacterium genome:
- a CDS encoding tetratricopeptide repeat protein, which translates to MLASYLQAHQAALDLAQLWSTIEPDNAEPIYIAGQYFLDNGQPQAALQQSKKLLALQARSLFLAIATNPITAEKENLSSLTNEYADLLKEHPDNIDLLLGNAALLSANERYEDSIALIDKALAADKDNLAARLLEVDVLYKNGRPDTAVKRMGDLVNNDPENERLRMEYARMLSEVDLKKAREQFDYLAQKNSLESNLLLARALVNFQLKDYAQAREFFEQLLFLKKNTDTAHFYLGEIDLATQKTGKALEHFRRVENGSEYLPAATKAFQLMVQQNRRLEGQQWLANQRTLHPTLAPALYLIEADALFRSNDIPRSLAVLNEALKQYPNTPNLNMARSLIHQQQGNLAAAEADLRAVLAIEPRNVDALNALGYLLADSNRQLDEAKQLLDRALALQPKDPAILDSMGWLLFRTGQNEEALLRLKQSFALHPNDEVAAHLGEVLWQTNQRDEAKKMWNEGLKLEPNSEAIRNTRQRLQAQ; encoded by the coding sequence ATGCTGGCCAGTTATTTACAAGCTCACCAAGCTGCGCTGGATCTCGCCCAACTGTGGTCAACCATAGAGCCAGACAATGCAGAGCCGATTTATATTGCGGGCCAATATTTTCTCGACAACGGACAGCCTCAAGCTGCTTTGCAACAATCAAAAAAATTATTGGCGCTGCAAGCGCGTTCTTTATTTCTCGCTATCGCCACCAACCCTATCACGGCCGAAAAAGAAAACCTGAGTTCACTCACGAACGAATACGCCGATCTATTGAAAGAGCATCCAGACAACATTGATTTATTACTCGGCAATGCCGCTTTGCTCTCCGCCAATGAACGCTATGAAGACAGCATTGCTTTAATCGACAAAGCATTAGCAGCCGACAAGGATAACTTAGCAGCGCGCTTACTCGAAGTGGATGTGTTATACAAAAACGGCAGGCCTGATACCGCCGTTAAGCGCATGGGCGATCTCGTCAACAATGATCCAGAAAACGAGCGCCTACGCATGGAATATGCACGCATGCTGAGTGAAGTAGACCTCAAGAAAGCGCGCGAGCAGTTTGACTATCTAGCGCAGAAAAACTCTCTGGAATCCAATTTATTGTTGGCAAGAGCGCTGGTTAACTTTCAACTAAAAGATTACGCACAAGCACGAGAGTTTTTTGAACAACTTTTATTTCTAAAGAAAAATACGGACACAGCACATTTTTATTTAGGCGAAATTGATTTAGCCACCCAGAAAACAGGCAAAGCACTGGAGCATTTTCGCCGTGTAGAAAATGGTAGCGAATACCTGCCTGCAGCAACAAAAGCCTTTCAGTTGATGGTGCAGCAAAACCGTCGGCTTGAAGGGCAGCAATGGTTAGCCAATCAAAGAACTTTGCATCCCACACTTGCACCCGCTCTGTATTTGATTGAAGCCGATGCGCTGTTTCGCAGCAATGACATCCCGCGCAGTCTTGCCGTACTCAACGAGGCGCTCAAGCAATACCCCAATACGCCCAACCTCAACATGGCACGCTCACTGATTCATCAACAGCAGGGCAACCTCGCCGCCGCCGAGGCCGATTTACGCGCAGTGCTCGCTATCGAACCTCGCAATGTTGATGCCTTAAATGCGCTGGGCTACCTGCTGGCCGATAGCAACCGCCAGCTGGACGAAGCCAAACAATTATTGGATCGCGCACTGGCATTGCAGCCTAAAGACCCTGCAATACTCGACAGCATGGGCTGGCTACTTTTTCGCACAGGGCAAAATGAAGAAGCCTTGTTGCGCCTAAAACAATCCTTTGCCCTACACCCAAATGATGAAGTGGCAGCCCACCTCGGCGAAGTGTTGTGGCAGACCAATCAGCGCGATGAAGCTAAAAAAATGTGGAATGAAGGCTTGAAACTAGAGCCCAATAGCGAAGCTATTCGCAATACACGCCAACGCCTGCAAGCGCAATAA
- the trxA gene encoding thioredoxin TrxA yields the protein MSDAIVHVTDASFDADVLKASQPVLVDFWAAWCGPCKMIAPILDELAKELGDKIKVCKMDVDANKETPAKFNIRGIPTLMIFKNGNLESTKVGALSKVQLIEFINSNL from the coding sequence ATGAGCGACGCCATTGTCCATGTCACCGATGCCAGCTTTGATGCTGATGTACTCAAAGCCAGCCAGCCTGTGTTGGTCGATTTCTGGGCTGCATGGTGCGGTCCCTGCAAAATGATTGCCCCCATTTTGGATGAACTTGCCAAAGAATTAGGCGACAAAATCAAGGTCTGTAAAATGGATGTGGATGCCAACAAAGAAACACCGGCCAAGTTCAATATTCGCGGCATTCCTACACTAATGATTTTCAAAAATGGCAATTTAGAGAGCACTAAAGTCGGCGCACTGTCTAAAGTGCAACTGATCGAGTTCATCAACAGCAACCTGTAA